The genomic window CTTCAATCTCGCCATGAGTATGGCGTACGAACTCGATCGTACCGTGCTTCTCGTGGACGCCGACGTCGCAAAACCTCATATCTCGCGTGCGCTACAAGTACAGGATCAACCGGGGTTGATCGATCTGATCAGCGATCCGAAGTTGGACCTGCAGGACGTCATCCTTCCGACGAGCGTTGACAGCATGCGGTTCCTGCCGGCGGGGCCTATCCACAGGCATTCAACGGAGCTGCTGGCAAGCGTGCGAGCTGCGCAGTTGGTTGAGGAACTGGGCCAGCGCTACCCAGATAGGGTGATCATTTTTGATACACCGCCGCTGATTCCGACCACTGAGGCCCAAGCCATGGCCCATCTGATGGGGCAGATCGTCGTGGTAGTTCATGCCGGTCACACGCCTCAGAGTGCCGTGTTGCAGTCCTTGGAAGGGCTCGAGGGCACGGGTGAGATTAGCCTGGTTCTCAACAAGACCCGAACCGCTTGGGGCGATGAGTACAGCGGCTACGGTTACGACGGGCCCTACGGTTATGGCTCGCAGTAGTAGCGTACTTGCCACCGGGCGGCGCGGGAGAGTGCGCGGCCGCTCGCGCGCAGCTCAGGGCTTCCTTCTCCTGGGTATGGTCGCCGCGCTTCCCGTGTTGGCGCAGTGGGAGTTCGTGCCGGCCGCTGAGCTGAGAACTATCGGCAGCGATAACCTGCAGCTACAGGGAGGGGAAGAGCGGCAGTCGGATCTTATCGGCGTGATCAACCCAAGCTTCTCACTCAGCCGGGAAGACGACACGGTCGACGTCGACCTCAACTACAGCCTTGAGGCCGTGGGCTACCTGCAGGCGGATGATGTCAATCAGATTTTCCAGCAGATCGACGCGGGCCTTGAGGCTAGGTTGCTAGGCGATCATCTGCTTCTCGGCGTGGGTGGGGATCTGTTTCAGCAAGTGGTAGACCCTGAGAATCCCTTCATCAACAACAACGTCGCTGTCACCGGAAATCGCACGGATGCATTGGGTCTCAACGCCAGCGCTACCTGGCGGCAGTCCGTGGGTGGCGTCGCCGACTTGCAGATTTCGCACGCGCAGACGCGCCTGGACTTTGATCGGCCGGAGTTGTTCGATTCGGACATCGCGTCCAGTAACTTGCGCCTGGCCAGCCGGCAGTCCGAACAGGGCATTACGTGGGCAGCCAGCGCGAACCTTGACCGGGTCGAGTTCGGCAACGGCCTCTCAGAGGCGGAGTTCTCGGTCATTCAGCTGGAGCTTGGGTACTGGGTTACGTCGGGCTTCCGCGTGTTCGCTACCAGTGGTGTCGAGAGCGATTTCCTAGAGCACCGCAGTGAAATCGAGTACGACACCTTTATCTGGTCCGCTGGCATTGATTGGCAAGTGGCGGAGCGCGACCAACTTACCCTGAGCTACGGGCAGCGGGCATTCGGCGACAACCTTCGCGCCAGCTGGTCGCATCAGCTGGGTGAGAAGCTAAGGTTCAACATCGACTACTCGGAGACCCCGTCGACTAACCCGCAAGCCTCTCGGTTGCAGCTTCAGCAGCTGGGGTTGTTCATAGACAATGAGCTTCCGGGCGATCAAGTGGGTCTCGATCGACCCGGGAGTGCAGATTCCTTTGTTCGTCGGCGCTTGTCTACGGGCATTAGCGCCAACGGGAATCGCTTGGGTTTGTCTCTCACGGGCTACTTCGAACGCCGTACGGACCGCGTCAACGGCTTTGGCGTTCCGGTCGTTGGGGTGGAGGACGAGGAGTCACGCGGGGTCCGCGCCAACGCCCGCTGGGACGTTGGAGTAAAGACCGGCATTACGGTGGGGGCGAACTGGGAGTTAGCTGATTTTGTTGGCACTGGGGAAGTAGAACGTTTGACGCTTTTCTCCACACTGAGCTATTCGCTCGGTACGCGAACGAATCTCTCCCTGGAGTACCGACGTTTCGACGGAGACGGCCAGGCGCAGGAATTCGTCGAGAACCGGCTTACGTTCATTATCGGGAGGCGCTTCCTGTGATGCAGCCTGTTGTCTGTGCCGACCCGCAAGGCGACCCGCAGCTCGTCTTATTCACGCGAGCAGTTTGAGACCGTCTTTCACATGTACACCGAACACTACGGCTTTTCCGCGAAGCCTTTTGCGCTCACTCCTGATTTGCGCTTCTTCTTTCCGAGCGCCGGGCATCAGCGCGCGATGTCCTATCTGCGCTATGGATTGGAGCAAGGCGAGGGCTTCGTCGTCATCACCGGGCACGTGGGGACAGGCAAGACGCTGCTCATTCAAACCCTGTTGAGCGAACTCAGCAACCAAGATATTGCGTTCGCTCGGATCGCGACGGCGAACCTCTCGGCCGACAGAGTCCCTGCTGTTGTTGCATCAGCCTTGGGTTTGTCTTTCGAGGGGAAGAGTAAGGAAGCACTTCTTCGGTCCTTGGAGCGCGCGTTAGTCAAGGCTCGAAAGCAGCTCGAGCACGTGTTGCTCATCGTAGACGAGGCACAGACCCTGCAGCGAGACGTGCTGGAGGAGTTTCGGATCCTGAGCAATCTGGAAGTCGGAGGCAAGGCGCTCCTGCAGGTCTTTTTGATTGGTCAAACCGAGTTACAGCTTGGCTTGCGCAAGCGAAACATGAGGCAGCTGCGCCAGCGCATTGTTGCCTCCTACCATCTGCAGCCACTCAGTGCGTCCGACACTCGCGAGTACATCGAGTACCGCTTAAACGCTTGTGAGTGGGACGGGCTCCCGGCGATTACGGAAGATGCCTACGAGCGCGTCCACGAAGTCACCGAAGGTGTTCCACGGAAGATCAACATCCTGATGGATCGTATCCTTCTTTTCGGGTCGCTGGAGGACATCGATTCCTTCGACAGCTCGCACGTTTCCATGGTCATGGAGGAACTGCAGAGCGAGCTGGCTGGTGACTTGGCGGAGATCGATGACGAGCCGGAGGAGGTCGATAGTGGTTCCGCGAGCCGTGAAGATGAGCGTCAGTCGTCTCGGCTTGAATCGCGTCTTCGGGCCTTGGAACAAAAGCTCGACAAACTCAACGCGCACGGCGCCGAGAAATAGCCATGGGTACACCGAGCAGCGTTGCAAGTCGGGATTTGGTGGGGCCGTCGTGCGCGACGTCACCGAACGAGTGGGTGAGTGTTGCGGACAGCTTTGACAGTGACACGCCGATCAACGCGATGTCGGTGGACGTAGAGGATTACTTTCAGGTCTCCGCCTTTGAGAAGCAGGTCGCGCGCGATCAATGGGACGGCCTGGAGTTACGTGTGGAGGCGAACGTAGATCGGATCCTCGAGCTGTTCGCGCGCCATGACGTGCGATCGACCTTCTTTACCTTGGGGTGGATCGCGCAGCGGTGCCCACAGATGGTCCGACGGATCGTCGAGCAGGGGCATGAGCTGGCAAGCCACGGCTACGAGCATGTGCGGGTTACCGAGCAAGATCCGATGGATTTCCGCCAAGACGTGATGCGTACGAAGGGAATCCTGGAAGATCTGAGTGGTACCTCCGTTTGTGGCTACCGAGCGCCGAGCTACTCCATCGGCGCCGCCAATCTATGGGCTCTGGATGTGCTTGAGGAAACCGGTCACCGCTACAGCTCTAGTATCTATCCGATAAAGCACGACCTCTACGGTATGCCTGAGGCGCCGCGTACGGCCTTTCGCACGAGGACCCAGGGTGGTCTGTTGGAGTTCCCGGTCAGCGCTGTGGATCTTGCGGGTCGTCGAGTCCCATGCGGAGGCGGGGGCTTCTTCCGACTGTTCCCCTACCGCTTCTCAAGGTACTTGATTGCGCGCTTCAACCGCACTTTCCGCCAGCCGTCGATTTTCTACTTTCACCCGTGGGAGGTCGATGTCGACCAGCCGCGCATCGGCGGTGCTAGCGCGAAGAGCAGGTTTCGCCACTACCTCAACCTAGAGCGCATGGCTCCACGCCTAGAGAGGCTTGCGGACGATTTCACATGGGCACCGCTCCGCGACGTCTTCCGGGTGGGGCGTTAGGGCACGGGAGATGAGCCTCATCGATCTGAAATCGGCAGCAGTCGAGCGACCTGAGTCGGGGGCGGAGTCACGAGTGCAGCAAGCAGTGCGAGTACGCGCCTTCTCCCCCGACGATGCCGCAGCCTGGGATCGTTTCGTGGAGCATGAGTGCCCAGAAGCGACGTTCTTCCACCTAAGCGGTTGGGAGAGGGTGTTGCGCGGGGTTTTTGGCCATCGTACTCACTTCCTGCTTGCCGAGCGTGGCGATGTTGTGGTGGGGGTGCTTCCGCTGGCCGAGGTAAAGAGTCTTCTGTTTGGACACTCCTTAATCTCCACGCCTTTCTGCGTGTACGGCGGAGTGGCCGCACTGGATGGCGAAGTACGAGAAGCGCTGACGCATCGGGCGTGCGAGCTCGCTGGGGAGTTGCGCGTGGAGTACCTGGAGCTCAGAAATCAGCACCGTCGAAACCCCGATTGGCCCTGCAAGGACCTCTACGTTACGTTCCGCCGCGAGATCGCCGCAGACGATGAGGAGAATCTAAAAGCCATTCCGCGAAAGCAGCGTGCGATGGTGCGCAAGGGAATCAAAAAGGAGCTTCAGGCGACAGCAGACAACGACCTGACGGTACTCTACGACTGTTACTCGCAGAGCGTGCGCAACCTAGGGACTCCGGTTTTTTCAGTGCGATACCTCCATAAGCTTCAGGAAGTATTTGGTCCGGAGCGCTGCCGGAGTCTGACCGTGCGTAGTGGCGACACTGCCGTTGCCGCGGTTATGAGCTTCTACTTTCGCGACCAGGTATTGCCATACTACGGCGGGGGAAAGGAGAGTGCGCGTCATCTGTACGCGAACGACTTCATGTATTGGTCAGTCATGCGGGACGCTGCCAGAAGCGCAGCCGTGCGTGTGTTCGATTACGGCCGCAGCAAGGTTGGTACCGGCTCTTATGACTTCAAGAGACATTGGGGCTTCGAGCCCACACCGCTGTACTACGAGTACCACCTGGTCCGGGCCAAGAGCATGCCCAACCTGAGCCCGACCAACCCTAAATACCGTCTCTTCATCTCCGCTTGGAAGCGCCTCCCAAACGCCTTGGCAAGGCGCATCGGGCCCTTGCTGGCACGCTCGTTGGGGTAGGGCAATGATCAGCGTTCCCGTGAACGTGGCGGCGCGCGGTGCCAGGGACTGGCCGCAGGCACTCGCATTTCTCGCCACGGCAGTCGCTGCTTTAACGGTGGCATTCACCGATACGGCCGCGGGCATGGTGCACACCTGGTGGCGCTCGGAGACCTTTGCCCACGGTGTGGTGATCTACCCAATCTGTCTATGGCTCGTCTGGCGGGATCGGTCGCGACTCTCAGGACTGACTCCTGCCCCTTCCCCACTCGCCTTGTTGGCGTTCGCTGCCATGCTGGTTTCATGGTGGATCGGTCGTCTTGCGGATGCTCAGGTCGTCCAGGAGGGGGCGTTCGTAAGCATGGTCGCGGTGACGTTGTGGGCATTCTTAGGTAACGATTTCGTAAGGCGTTTCTGGTTCGCCTTAGTGTTTTCCTTGTTCGCAGTCCCCTTCGGCGAAGGGCTAATTCCACTGCTGATGGAGTACACGGCCGCGTTTACCGTGGGCGCCGTAAAGTCCCTTGGCATACCGATCTATCGCGATGGAATGATGTTTTCCCTGCCTAGCGGGGATTTCCAGGTAGCGAAGGCCTGCAGTGGGATTCGCTACCTGATCGCGTCAACGGCTCTGGGCTCGTTGTACGCGTACCTAACGTACACGAGCCCTTGGCGTCGGGTGGCCTTTGTCGCCGTTGCAATCGTGGTGCCGATCGTGGCCAACGGTTT from Pseudomonadota bacterium includes these protein-coding regions:
- a CDS encoding XrtA system polysaccharide deacetylase, with the translated sequence MSVDVEDYFQVSAFEKQVARDQWDGLELRVEANVDRILELFARHDVRSTFFTLGWIAQRCPQMVRRIVEQGHELASHGYEHVRVTEQDPMDFRQDVMRTKGILEDLSGTSVCGYRAPSYSIGAANLWALDVLEETGHRYSSSIYPIKHDLYGMPEAPRTAFRTRTQGGLLEFPVSAVDLAGRRVPCGGGGFFRLFPYRFSRYLIARFNRTFRQPSIFYFHPWEVDVDQPRIGGASAKSRFRHYLNLERMAPRLERLADDFTWAPLRDVFRVGR
- a CDS encoding AAA family ATPase translates to MPTRKATRSSSYSREQFETVFHMYTEHYGFSAKPFALTPDLRFFFPSAGHQRAMSYLRYGLEQGEGFVVITGHVGTGKTLLIQTLLSELSNQDIAFARIATANLSADRVPAVVASALGLSFEGKSKEALLRSLERALVKARKQLEHVLLIVDEAQTLQRDVLEEFRILSNLEVGGKALLQVFLIGQTELQLGLRKRNMRQLRQRIVASYHLQPLSASDTREYIEYRLNACEWDGLPAITEDAYERVHEVTEGVPRKINILMDRILLFGSLEDIDSFDSSHVSMVMEELQSELAGDLAEIDDEPEEVDSGSASREDERQSSRLESRLRALEQKLDKLNAHGAEK
- a CDS encoding FemAB family XrtA/PEP-CTERM system-associated protein translates to MSLIDLKSAAVERPESGAESRVQQAVRVRAFSPDDAAAWDRFVEHECPEATFFHLSGWERVLRGVFGHRTHFLLAERGDVVVGVLPLAEVKSLLFGHSLISTPFCVYGGVAALDGEVREALTHRACELAGELRVEYLELRNQHRRNPDWPCKDLYVTFRREIAADDEENLKAIPRKQRAMVRKGIKKELQATADNDLTVLYDCYSQSVRNLGTPVFSVRYLHKLQEVFGPERCRSLTVRSGDTAVAAVMSFYFRDQVLPYYGGGKESARHLYANDFMYWSVMRDAARSAAVRVFDYGRSKVGTGSYDFKRHWGFEPTPLYYEYHLVRAKSMPNLSPTNPKYRLFISAWKRLPNALARRIGPLLARSLG
- a CDS encoding TIGR03016 family PEP-CTERM system-associated outer membrane protein, with protein sequence MRGRSRAAQGFLLLGMVAALPVLAQWEFVPAAELRTIGSDNLQLQGGEERQSDLIGVINPSFSLSREDDTVDVDLNYSLEAVGYLQADDVNQIFQQIDAGLEARLLGDHLLLGVGGDLFQQVVDPENPFINNNVAVTGNRTDALGLNASATWRQSVGGVADLQISHAQTRLDFDRPELFDSDIASSNLRLASRQSEQGITWAASANLDRVEFGNGLSEAEFSVIQLELGYWVTSGFRVFATSGVESDFLEHRSEIEYDTFIWSAGIDWQVAERDQLTLSYGQRAFGDNLRASWSHQLGEKLRFNIDYSETPSTNPQASRLQLQQLGLFIDNELPGDQVGLDRPGSADSFVRRRLSTGISANGNRLGLSLTGYFERRTDRVNGFGVPVVGVEDEESRGVRANARWDVGVKTGITVGANWELADFVGTGEVERLTLFSTLSYSLGTRTNLSLEYRRFDGDGQAQEFVENRLTFIIGRRFL